One segment of Carya illinoinensis cultivar Pawnee chromosome 1, C.illinoinensisPawnee_v1, whole genome shotgun sequence DNA contains the following:
- the LOC122316474 gene encoding uncharacterized protein LOC122316474 has protein sequence MDGDALTAHIDEKLDGLTSINAEEHCIFKVHEQLLEVNKKAYKPVLLAIGPYNDHGKVGQGLMEEHKLRYLKQMLQRRSERSVKEYIIALRDLEERARNCYAECISKTKDEFVEMMLLDGCFIIELFRKWETLDLRDDQLDPIFQLDWMLPKIARDLLLFENQLPFFILTKLSLMIESSQTPLPNQSEHLGEHTIEIKQKNEITCLESSTSIEQSVQIRRFVDLALSFFYGSLPFQWNVNGSSSYSIKDTKHLLSRPHKAITPLVANIVYEHLQVGDKFKNANFKHLLDLIHTIIRLSVLDMELHRAKKCQEVGVKFKKGEIFKILFGLISGVASPLLGKMANMKLGCKKKSRRYAIELEKSKLPYTFEDWNSVPYGAQLQEAGVKFEMAEKFRDKFVENFVWKLTTPDAIAFQEAEIELEKAKEFLDLPRRNRNEEDEKELCPITSKMVEKFMRLPFLNKIENWKSIPNGREFKEAGVNFKKAKKFRDTKNVIKPIPNARELKEGGVKFKKAKQHTTFAIQFSNGELEISPLTIEDETETFLRNLIAYEQYDPNMVSSYVIDYMCFMDDLIDSPKDVELLRRKGIIENRLGKDAVVSTMFNKLGHHVGSSPSNSIYVKTSIEMNKHCAKRWNVWMAKLRHNYFNSPWALLSVLAAILLLGLAITQTVFSIIH, from the coding sequence ATGGATGGAGATGCTCTCACTGCTCATATTGACGAAAAGCTAGACGGCTTGACTTCAATTAATGCTGAAGAGCATTGCATATTTAAAGTGCATGAGCAGTTACTTGAGGTAAATAAGAAGGCTTATAAACCCGTGCTGCTTGCCATCGGTCCTTATAACGACCATGGCAAGGTTGGCCAGGGGCTTATGGAAGAGCATAAGCTGCGGTATCTCAAGCAAATGCTTCAAAGGAGAAGTGAACGTAGTGTGAAAGAATACATCATTGCCTTGAGGGATTTGGAAGAAAGAGCCCGGAATTGCTATGCAGAATGCATTAGCAAGACCAAAGAtgagtttgtagaaatgatgctACTTGATGGTTGTTTCATCATTGAGCTGTTCCGCAAATGGGAGACGCTAGATCTAAGAGACGATCAACTTGATCCAATCTTTCAACTGGATTGGATGCTTCCTAAAATAGCTCGTGATCTATTGCTATTTGAAAATCAACTTCCATTCTTCATTCTGACTAAATTGTCCTTGATGATTGAGAGTAGCCAAACACCACTTCCCAACCAATCCGAACATTTAGGAGAACACACCATCGAGATTAAGCAGAAAAATGAAATTACTTGTCTTGAAAGCTCAACCTCCATAGAACAAAGTGTCCAGATCAGACGATTTGTTGATCTTGCCCTTAGTTTTTTCTATGGCTCATTACCATTTCAATGGAATGTCAATGGATCAAGTTCTTATTCAATCAAAGATACTAAGCATCTACTTTCTCGGCCGCATAAAGCTATCACTCCTCTAGTTGCAAACATTGTATATGAGCATCTACAGGTTGGAGACAAATTCAAGAATGCAAATTTTAAACATCTACTTGATCTGATACATACAATTATCAGGCTTTCAGTACTTGATATGGAACTACACCGTGCCAAAAAATGTCAAGAGGTTGGAGTCAAATTCAAGAAAGGAgagatatttaaaattttgtttggcTTGATAAGTGGAGTTGCAAGTCCTTTACTTGGAAAAATGGCAAATATGAAGCTGGGCTGTAAGAAAAAGTCAAGACGTTATGCCATAGAGCTAGAGAAATCTAAGCTTCCATATACATTTGAAGACTGGAATTCAGTACCTTATGGAGCGCAACTTCAAGAAGCTGGTGTCAAATTCGAGATGGCAGAGAAATTTAGGGACAAATTTGTGGAGAATTTTGTCTGGAAGTTAACAACACCTGATGCCATTGCATTTCAAGAGGCTGAAATTGAATTGGAGAAGGCAAAGGAATTTTTGGATCTACCTCGTCGAAATAGGAATGAAGAAGACGAGAAAGAACTTTGCCCAATCACATCCAAGATGGTAGAGAAATTTATGCGCCTACCTTTTCTGAACAAGATTGAAAACTGGAAATCAATTCCGAACGGCAGAGAGTTTAAAGAGGCTGGAGTCAACTTCAAGAAGGCAAAGAAATTTAGGGATACAAAAAATGTGATAAAGCCAATACCTAATGCAAGAGAGCTTAAAGAGGGTGGGGTCAAATTCAAGAAGGCAAAGCAACATACCACGTTTGCCATACAGTTTAGCAATGGGGAATTGGAAATTTCACCTCTGACAATAGAAGATGAAACTGAGACTTTCTTGCGAAATTTAATTGCATATGAGCAATATGATCCAAACATGGTTTCAAGTTACGTCATCGACTATATGTGCTTCATGGATGATCTCATTGACTCTCCAAAGGATGTCGAATTACTCCGTCGAAAAGGAATTATTGAAAATCGGTTGGGTAAAGATGCAGTTGTTTCTACCATGTTTAACAAGCTTGGTCACCATGTCGGCTCTTCACCTAGCAACTCCATTTATGTTAAAACTTCGATTGAAATGAACAAGCACTGCGCCAAACGTTGGAACGTATGGATGGCAAAATTGAGGCACAATTATTTCAATAGTCCTTGGGCTTTACTTTCAGTTTTGGCAGCTATCTTATTGCTTGGACTTGCAATTACACAGACCGTATTTTCCATTATTCATTAG
- the LOC122294080 gene encoding uncharacterized protein LOC122294080, producing MDKSWMKITDRFRSSEYATGVKDFITLARSHSTSDEIRCPCTLCSNNYFLPINQVERHLFIKGIEPTYTTWIFHGEEEDLPFIDDDDLHDPEQADPYIDDIDVMLQDIRAGNFPNVPSPESFYAGGSTSVGSESTMNFDQLLVDSQRPLYEGCSKYSKLSFSVKLLHIKTLGGWSIKSFDMLLQILQSAFPNALLPKSYQEARNLERGLGFSYTKIHACPNDCILYWRENAKKQECPKCKSSRWIFSNNKQRQIPQKVLRHFPLKPRLQRLFMSRKTTANMRWHRDQRVNEEGIQRHPADSEVWKAFDQQHTWFVEDPRNVRLGLASDGFNPFNNLAKPFSIWPVILVPYNLPPWLCMKDPFFITSLLIPGPRSPGLGIDVYLQPLIDELLDLWENGVDTYDAKAKETFRLHAALMWTINDFPAYGNLSGWSTKGKMACPSCEQETDSLWLKYSRKHCYMGHRRFLPLGHIWRKKKSIFNGSTEHHGPPQQLSGEDILNQLQNIPDIDFGKSTKKRKRTTDELNWTKRSIFFQLPYWSTLKLRHNLDVMHIEKNICDNILGTLMNIAGKTKDHVNARRDLSNLNIKKELHLIQDGQRVSMPHACYTLYGAERAGFCKWLNDVKFPDGFASNIARCVSVVDCKISGMKSHDCHIFMQRLLPVAICGYLRQDIRLALTELSTYFKELCARTIKVDVLERLQSDIAVILCKLEMIFPPTFFDVMVHLAYHLPHEALLAGPVQYRWMYPFERYLGKFKRYVKNKARPEGSIAEACIHVECLNFCSMYLHDVESRFNPQERNFDGGEDGVGEGLSIFRQKVRPMGFASRHRLDDDLFLKVKWYVLNNCREIGQYLK from the coding sequence ATGGACAAGAGTTGGATGAAAATCACTGATAGATTTCGATCCAGTGAATATGCGACAGGCGTTAAAGATTTCATTACTTTGGCTCGATCTCATTCTACAAGTGATGAAATTCGGTGTCCATGTACCCTTTgttcaaataattatttcctaCCTATAAATCAGGTAGAGAGACATCTGTTCATTAAAGGTATTGAACCAACTTATACGACATGGATATTTCACGGCGAGGAGGAAGATTtaccttttattgatgatgatgaccttCATGATCCCGAACAAGCTGATCCTTACATTGATGACATTGATGTTATGTTACAAGACATTCGGGCAGGGAATTTCCCTAATGTTCCTTCACCCGAGTCATTCTATGCTGGGGGTTCAACCTCAGTCGGAAGTGAATCAACCATGAATTTTGACCAGTTGTTGGTTGATTCACAGCGTCCTCTTTATGAAGGTTGTTCTAAGTATtctaaactttcattttcagtTAAGTTGCTAcacattaaaacacttggtggCTGGAGTATAAAGTCATTTGACATGCTTCTTCAAATACTACAGTCAGCTTTTCCGAATGCTCTTTTACCGAAATCATATCAAGAGGCACGGAACTTAGAGCGAGGCCTGGGATTTTCTTACACAAAAATACATGCTTGTCCAAATGATTGCATACTTTATTGGAGGGAAAATGCAAAGAAACAAGAGTGCCCTAAATGTAAGTCATCAAGATGGATATTTAGTAACAATAAGCAACGACAAATTCCTCAAAAGGTTCTACGACATTTTCCATTAAAGCCAAGGTTGCAGAGATTGTTTATGTCACGTAAAACAACAGCTAATATGAGGTGGCATAGGGATCAGCGTGTCAATGAGGAAGGTATTCAAAGgcatcctgctgactctgagGTCTGGAAGGCATTTGATCAACAACACACTTGGTTTGTGGAAGATCCTCGAAATGTACGGCTTGGTTTAGCCAGTGACGGCTTCAACCCTTTCAATAATTTGGCAAAACCTTTCAGCATATGGCCAGTGATTTTGgtgccttacaacttgcccccgtggctatgcatgaaagatccatttttcATCACCTCATTGTTGATTCCAGGACCAAGATCCCCTGGCCTTGGCATCGATGTTTATTTGCAGCCTCTAATAGACGAACTATTAGATCTATGGGAAAATGGTGTCGATACATACGATGCCAAGGCCAAAGAGACTTTTCGATTGCATGCAGCTTTAATGTGGACAATTAACGACTTTCCTGCTTACGGAAATCTCTCTGGGTGGAGCACTAAGGGGAAGATGGCATGTCCATCGTGTGAGCAAGAAACAGATTCTTTGTGGTTGAAATACAGTCGAAAACATTGTTACATGGGTCATCGCCGATTCTTGCCCCTAGGTCAcatttggagaaagaaaaagagtatttTTAATGGCAGCACAGAGCATCATGGCCCACCTCAGCAGTTGTCAGGAGAAGATATACTTAATCAACTGCAGAATATTCCAGATATTGATTTTGGAAAATCTACAAAGAAGAGAAAGCGTACCACTGATGAGTTAAATTGGACCAAAAGAAGTATCTTTTTCCAATTGCCGTATTGGTCAACTCTAAAGCTTAGACATAACCTTGATGTAATGCACATTGAGAAGAACATATGTGATAACATCTTAGGAACTTTGATGAATATTGCTGGGAAAACTAAAGATCATGTCAATGCACGTCGTGACCTTTccaatctcaatataaaaaaagaattacacttgatccaggaTGGACAACGCGTGAGTATGCCACATGCATGTTACACCTTGTATGGAGCTGAGAGGGCAGGTTTTTGTAAATGGTTGAATGATGTCAAGTTTCCAGATGGCTTCGCTTCTAATATTGCGAGATGTGTGAGTGTTGTCGATTGCAAAATCTCTGgcatgaaaagtcatgattgtcatatttttatgcaaagattaTTACCTGTTGCAATTTGTGGATACTTACGACAAGATATACGATTAGCATTGACTGAGTTGAGCACATATTTCAAAGAGCTTTGTGCAAGAACTATCAAGGTTGATGTGTTAGAACGGCTTCAGTCTGATATAGCCGTCATTTTGTGCAAGCTAGAGATGATATTTCCACCtacattctttgatgtaatggtccaCCTAGCCTATCATTTGCCACATGAGGCGCTGCTTGCAGGGCCagttcaatataggtggatgtaccctTTCGAACGGTATCTTGGAAAATTTAAGAGATACGTTAAGAATAAGGCCCGTCCGGAAGGTTCAATTGCGGAGGCCTGTATTCATGtagaatgtttgaatttttgttcCATGTACCTCCATGATGTCGAATCTAGATTCAATCCTCAAGAACGGAACTTTGATGGAGGAGAAGATGGTGTAGGAGAAGGACTAAGTATTTTTAGACAGAAGGTGAGGCCCATGGGTTTCGCATCACGTCATCGACTAGACGATGACctgtttctaaaagtaaaatGGTACGTGCTTAATAATTGCAGAGAGATCGGACAATACCTGAAGTAA